From the genome of Streptomyces sp. NBC_01304:
CGACATCCCGCACACCTATGGCGCGGTCTCCGGTGCCGTCGAGGCCGTCCTCACCGTGCGCCATCCGGCACGCGTCGCACCGCCACAGCCACCTCAGCCGTTGGGGAAGGAGACCTTCGAGAGCTCTTCGGAGACTTCCCAGACGCGCCGGGCGTCCTCGGCGCTGCGCAGGCGGGAGTAGAGCTTCTGCTCGGCAGGCGGGCCGCCCAGATGTCCGGGGCCGTTCGGCCCGTAGAGGCGGGCGCCCAAGGCGTCGGCAGCCGTCGCGGCGTACAGAGCCGGGAGTTTCGCCGACTCGACGGTGCCGAGCAGGATGCCGCGCGCGGACAGGCCGCGGATGAGCCGCACGCCGAGGGTGTCCCGGTCGCGGCCGATCTCGGGGCGCGCGGCGAGCAGGCTCGTGGGGGCGACTCCGGGGTGGGAGAGGTTGCTCGTGATGCCCCAGCCGTGTGCCTGGCTGCGCCGGTCGAGTTCGAGGCCGAAGAGCCCGAACGCGATCTTCGACTGGCTGTAGGCGTGGCTGCCCTTGTAGGAGCGTTCCCAGTTCAGGTCCTGCCAGTTGACGGAGTTCTGGTTCGCCGAGACGCTGATCTGGGAGGTCACGCGTGCGTGGCCGGAGCGCAGCAGTGGCAGCAGGTGGCCCACGAGGGCGAAGTGGCCGAGGTGGTTGGTGCCGAACTGAAGCTCGTACCCGTCGACGGTCGTCTGCCGGTCGGGCGGGGTCATCACGCCGGCGTTGTTGATGAGGATGCGGATCGGCTGCCCCTCCGCACGCAGGGCCTCGCCGAGTGCCGCGACGGAGTCGAGCGACGACAGGTCGAGCTCGCGCAGCGACACGTTCGCGGTGGGGTGCGCCTGCCTGATCTTGGCGATGGCCGCCTCGCCCTTGCGCGGATTGCGTACCGGCAGCAGAACTTCGGCCCCTGCCGCGGCAAGGCGCGTGGCGAGTCCGAGGCCGATGCCGTCGCTCCCTCCGGTGACGACGGCGCGCTTGCCGGACAGGTCGGGGACGGTGATGTCGATGGGGCGGCGTGGCATGGGGGCACTCCTCGTGGCGGTGTCTTTGCCTCCACCGTCGTGGAGGCCGGCGGTGCTATCCAGGGCCGCTCGATCCCCTGATACCGAATCCGTCGTTGCTGCCGGAGCCGGAGCCGGAGCCGGAGCCGGAGCCGTGTAGGGCGAGGTCGGGGGAGGTGGGAGCCTGCCGTGGAGCTCTCGAAGGATCACCGGTCGGCCGTCGCCTGCCGGTACAGCGACACGCTCGGCAAGGGGGGATCGGTAGGGCGTGGATACGTGGCGCGGCGGGCGGTAGGAATGAGGCCGGCACCAGACAGCGACGAAGGAGGCACCCGTGGTGATCGACCGGACGGGTCTGGCGGAGTTCCTCCGGCGGCGCCGGGAGTCGCTGCAACCCGAGGACGTCGGCCTCCCGCGCGGCCGACGCCGCCGGACGAGCGGCCTGCGGCGGGAGGAAGTGGCCGCGCTGTGCCACATGTCGACCGACTACTACGCGCGCCTGGAACGGGAGCGCGGACCCCAGCCGTCCGAGCAGATGATCGCCTCGATCGCGCAGGGACTCCATCTCTCCCTTGACGAGCGTGACCACCTGTTCCGGCTCGCCGGACACAACCCGCCCGCGCGGGGCGCGGCCGGCGAGCACATCAGCCCCGGCCTGCTGCGCATCTTCGACCGCCTGCACGACACCCCCGCGGAGATCGTCACGGAACTCGGCGAGACGCTGCGGCAGACCGAGCTCGGCGTCGCGCTCACCGGCGACCTGACCGCCTACAGCGGCCCGGCCCGCAGCCTCGGCTACCGGTGGTTCACCGACCCGGCGACGCGACAGCTCTATGCCCCCGACGAACACCCCTTCCTCACCCGCATGTTCGCCTCGGGTCTACGGGGCGTGGTCACGCTGCGCGGCCCGGATTCCCGCGCCGCGCACCTCGCCGACCTGCTCCTGTCGCAGAGCGAAGAGTTCCGCCAGGTGTGGAACGACCACGAGGTCGGCATCCGCCCCCACGAGGTCAAGCACTTCGTCCACCCCGAAGTCGGCGCGCTGGAGCTGACCTGCCAGACACTGCTCGAACCGAGCCAGTCGCACCACCTGCTCGTCTACACCGCCGTCCCCGGCAGCGAGAGCCACGAAAAGCTGCAGCTGCTGTCCGTCGTGGGCACGCAGGCGCTGCGCTGAGCTGCCACGCCCGCACCCCTTTTCGCGACCAAGTACCCGCCAACTCAGGACCATCGCCCTCCCCGCTTCACCCCCTGCCTACTCAAGGCTTTACGCAGGGCTTATCCGAGCCCTCTGTGTGCCTGTAGGAGAGGACAAGGGTGGAGCGATGGCAGTAGCGGAGCAGGGTGCCTCGGCCCCGGCAGCGGATGTCACCGCGCAGATGCGCGAGCTGGTCGAGCTGGTCGGCGGGGCCTCGAACGTCGCCACGGTCAGCCACTGCCTCACCCGGCTGCGGTTCGTCCTCAACGACCCGTCGCTCGCCGACACCGAGAAGATCGGCAAGCTGCCCTCGGTGAAGGGATCCTTCAACCAGGGCGGACAGTTCCAGGTCGTCATCGGCAGCGAGGTCGAGGACTTCCACAAGGAGCTCACCGCGCTCCTCGGCGACCAGTCCGCCGGCTCCAAGGAGGAGGCCAAGAAGGCGGCCCGCGCGAACATGAAGTGGTGGGAGCGCGGCATCTCGCACCTCGCCGAGATCTTCGTGCCCCTCCTCTTCGCGATCATCACCGGCGGTCTGATCCTCGGCGCCCGCAATGTCATCGGCGACATCAAGTTCGGCGACCAGACCCTCGCGGAGTCCAGCCAGTTCTGGCAGGGGACGTACGACTTCCTCTGGCTGCTCGGTGAGGCGATCTTCCACTTCCTGCCGGTCGGCGTGTGCTGGGCGACCGTGAAGAAGATGGGCGGCACCGAGATCCTCGGCATCGTCCTCGGCATCACGCTCGTCTCACCGCAGCTGATGAACGCGTACGCGATCGGCCAGGAGACGCCCAAGGTCTGGGACTTCGGCTTCGCGCAGATCCCCATGGTCGGCTACCAGGCACAGGTCATCCCGGCCGTGCTAGCCGGTCTGACGCTCGCGTTCATCGAGCTCAGGCTGAAGAAGATCGTGCCCAACGCGCTGTACCAGGTGGTCGTGCCGTTCGTCGCGCTCGTGACGACCGTGCTGCTCGCCCACGTCGTGCTCGGCCCGCTCGGCCGTGAGCTCGGCGACCTCGTCGGCAACGGCGCCAAGGCGATGCTGACCGGCGGCTTCGCACCCATCGGCGCGGTGATCTTCGGCTTCTTCTACGCGCCGCTCGTCATCACCGGCATCCACCACACCACCAACGCGGTCGACCTGCAGCTGATGCAGGACATCGGCGGCACCCCGATCTGGCCGCTGATCGCCCTGTCCAACATCGCTCAGGCCTCCGCAGTCGTCGGCATGATCGTCGTGGCCAAGCGCGGGAAGACCCGCGAACTGGCCGTGCCGGCTGCCGTGTCCGCGTACCTGGGTGTGACCGAGCCCGCGATGTACGGCGTGAACCTGCGCTTCAAGTACCCGATGCTCGCCGCGATGATCGGCTCCGCGTGCGCGGCCCTGATCTGCGGGATCGCCGGAGTGATGGCCAACGGCATCGGGGTGGGCGGACTGCCCGGCATCCTCTCCATCAAGCACGAGTACTGGGCGGTGTACTCCCTGGCCATGGCGGTCGCGATCGCCGTGCCGCTCGCCCTCACCCTGGTGTTCTCCCGCCGCGCCGCGGCCCGTGAGGCGCTCGCCGAGGCCGAGGGGGCGAGCGCATGACGACCCCCACCACGACCGCCTGGTGGCAGAGCGGCACCGTCTACCAGATCTACCCCAAGTCCTTCCAGGACACGACGGGTTCGGGCACCGGCGACCTGCGCGGCGTGATCCGCCGCCTGGACCATCTGGCCGAACTCGGCGTGGACGCGGTCTGGCTCACCCCCGTCTACCGCTCGCCCCAGGTCGACAACGGCTACGACGTCTCCGACTACTGCGCGATCGACCCGGCGTACGGCTCCATGGCCGACTTCGACGACCTGGTGAGCGCCCTGCACGCGCGCGGTATGAAGCTCGTGATGGACATGGTGTTCAACCACACCTCCACCGCGCACCTGTGGTTCCGCTCGGCCGTCGAGGACGCGGACGGCCCGTACCGCGACTTCTACATCTGGCGCGCGCCGGCCGCGGACGGCGGCCCGCCGAACAACTGGCGCTCCAAGTTCGGCGGCAGCGCCTGGAGTTACGAGCCCAAGTCCGGCGAGTACTACCTGCACCTCTTCGCGCCGGAGCAGGCGGACCTCAACTGGTCGAACCCCAGGGTGCGTTCGGCCGCGCAGGACGTCGTCCACTTCTGGGCCCGCAAGGGCGTGGACGGCGTACGCCTGGACGTGGTCAACCTCATCTCCAAGACGCCGGGCCTGCCGGACGCGCCGGGCACGGACGGCCGGGAGTTCTACACGGACGGCCCCGAAGTCCACACGTACCTGCGGGAATTGAGCCGCGAGGTGCTGCGCCCCCACGGCCTGATGAGCGTCGGAGAGATGTCGTCCACGACCCTCGACCACTGCCGCCGGTACGCGGATGCCTCGGGCGGCGAGTTGTCCATGACCTTCAACTTCCATCACCTGAAGGTCGATTACCCGGGCGGCGACAAGTGGACGGTCGCCCCGCCCGACCTGATCGAGCTCAAGCGCCTGTTCGCGCACTGGCAGCAGGGCATGCACGGGCAGGCCTGGAACGCGCTGTTCTGGTGCAACCACGACCAGCCGCGCATCGTCTCCCGCTTCGGCGCGGGCGACAGCGCACTGCACACGCCGAGCGCGAAGATGCTGGCCATCGTGTTGCACGGCATGCAGGGCACTCCGTACGTCTATCAGGGCGAGGAGTTCGGCATGACGAACCCGGACTACCGCTCGATCGCCGACTACCGGGACGTCGAGTCGCTCAACCTGTACGAGGAGTGGCGCGAGGCCGGGCTCGACGAGACGCACATCCTCGACGTGCTGGCGGCGAAGTCCCGGGACAACAGCCGGGCACCGATGCAGTGGGACGACACGGCGAACGCGGGCTTCACCTCCGGCACGCCCTGGCTGCGTACGGCGGCCAACTCTGCTCTTGTGAACGCGACTTCGGCCCGCAAGGACGAGGACTCCGTCTTCCACACGTACAAGCGCCTGATCGCCCTGCGCAAGGAGCTGGACGTACTGGTCCACGGCGATTACACGGACCTGGCCCCCGACGACCCGAAGCTGTGGGCGTACGTACGCCGCCACGGCACGCACGAGCTCCTGGTAGTCGCCAACTTCTCCGACCGACCCTGCCCGTGGGAGCGGCCGGCCGAGCTGGACGGCGGCGGCTGGCAGCAGCTGCTCACCAACTACCCGCGTTCCATGGGTACGCCGACGTCCGGGACGCTGCGGCCCTACCAGGCGGGAATGTGGGTGCGCAGCGCCTGAGGCGCGAGCGGCCCGGCCGGTCACTTACCAGCCCAGTGCATGACCTGCCGGGTCGAGCACCCGGCCCAGCGCCTGCTCCGTCTCCACGGTGAACAGCCCCCTGATGCCGCGCATCAGCCGCACCGCCGTGGTCACGCGGTGCGGCAGCATGCGCCCTGTCGCCGTCTGGGCCGCAGCTCGCCATTGCGCGTGGGTGCCGACCGACCGCAGCGCTTCGACGGCACGCTGCTGCTCGCCGTCGCTCAGGTGGACCAGGGCACGCCGCACACAGGCGGCCGCGGTCTCGGAGATGCCGAGCAGGGACGCGATCGTGCAGGCGGTCGGGTCCGGAGGCAGCGCGGCGGCGACCCGCCCCGACTGCGCGGCGGTTGTCTGCTCGCGCGTTGCCAGGCGAAGGTGCATGCTCGCCTGGTCCAAGATCTTGACGATGGCGCACAGCCGACCCGAGTCCACGGTTGCCATAGCGGTACTCCTTCGCGAGACACGTTCGCCGAACGACGTCGCCTTCAGACATACCGCCACCGGCGCGTACGCCGAACCCGCCCATGGGGAGCGCACACCCCGCGCACGGATGGGCGCACGCGTGGACGCCGCCCCCGGCATCCGCCCCGGCGCGCACCTTCTGCCACGAACGCCTCAAACACCCTGCGCCGCACAGGAGGTACGGGTGAGGCCCGGTCCCCGTCCCACGCTCACGCGATCCCTTCGAGGAACGGGACGATGGCATCGAGGAAGTGCTCGTTCCGATCGCCGACCACCATGTGCCCCGCGTCGGCCACATCGACGCGCCGCGCATGGGGAACCCTGTCGCAGAACTGCTCGGCGATGTCGTCGCGCACCACGTCGCTGCTTCCGCCGCGGACGAGGAGGATCGGCGCGTCGGTGTGGCATGCGGCGTCGAGCAGACGCTCTGCCATGCCGGGCGGGTCCATCCTGCCCTCGAAGCCGGCCGGCATCCGTGGATCCCAGTGCCAGAGCCAGCGATCGCCGTGGGGCCGCAGGTTGTTCCGTATCCCCTCGGGGTTGTCGGAACGTACGCGATGCGGCAGGTGGGCGGAGACCGCCGCGGCCGCCTCCGCCACGCTCGCGAATCCGTCCGGCCGGCCGCGCATGAACTCGGTGATCCGGCGCACCCCGCGGGGATCCGGCCGATGGGCGACGTCGACCAGCACCAGGGCGCGAATCGCCGCCTCGGGTGCCTCTCCGGCGGCGAGCAGCGCGCTCAGGCCGCCGAGCGAGGCGCCGATGAGCAGCGGCCGGCCGCCGAGTTCGGCGACGAGCGCCCGGACGTCCTCGGCGTACAGGTCGAGGTCGTAGCCGCCATCGGCCGACCATCCGCTCTCGCCGTGCCCGCGCAGGTCCGGGGCGATGACCTGCCACCCCAGGGCGGCCAGGCGAGGGCCGGTCCGACCCCAGGCGTGTCGCGTCTGGCCGCCGCCGTGCAGCAGGACGAGCGGAGGCGCGGAATCCGAGCCCCACACATCCGCCGTGAGCAGGATCCCGCCGTGGCCCAGGAAGCGTCGGGGCCGCGGCAGTTCGCCGGGCGTCATACCGCGCCGCCTTCGGTGCGCAGCGGCGCAAGGAGCCGGTCACGGTGGGGATCCGCAGCCGCCGCGGCGAGCGCGACGTCCAGCGCGAACAGCGCACGCGCCAGGAACCGGTCGTCATCGATCAGGGCGGCGACCCACTGATGCAGCGCCCCCACGCACGCGGTGCCGACAACGGCGGCCAACGCGTCCGTGTCGATGTCGGCGCGCAGCAGGCCCTGTGTCCGTACGTCAGCCAGCGCCTGGCGGAGCTGGGTGAGCGGGCTGCGGTCGAGCACCAGGCCACTCGCCTCCCACTCCCGCACCATGCGACGCGAAACGACTGGATCGCCCACGAACAGCTGGACGGTCGACCTGACGACTTCTCGCGGGTCGCCCCCTCCCAACACGGCGAGGCGGCGGTCGAGTTCGTCCATGAACCCGGTGGCGAGCGCCTCCCAGACCTTGTCGCGCGGTCCGATCAGGTTGTACACGGTGGCCGGGGCCACCTCCGCCCGCTCGGCGATCCGCTCGGTGCTGAGCGCCGACTCCGGGCTGTCCCGCAGGAGTTCACGCGCCGCCTCGAGGATCCGACTGCGCCGCTGAGCCTTGTGCCGCTCACGCAGCCCGCCTTCGGCCGTCTCCATCTGCGTACCCCGTTCGCGATAAAGTTAGAGAGCAGTCTAAATTTAGTGGAGACTCTGGATTCTGCAAGGCCCTGTTCTCCCACCTGGACGGCGATCAGTGAACGCTGTCGGCCTCGAGCCGGCGGGAAGAGCCCCGCTGACTGGCAACGCTCGGCGTTGACCGGGGCCTTACGGGGTGGGGCATTACGCTGCCCGTGAGGGCGGCCGTCGCTTTGATCATATGGATCCCGCGGATTTCTACGGCCGCCCTCACCAGCGCCCGGTCCGTGCAGCGAAGCGCTCCTCACTGCGGCACACCGCGAGGGCGACAGCGCCGCAGTTCGGCGGTCGGCTTCCCGCTCACGAGTTCGTCCGCGACCAGACGTCCGACGGTGGGTGCCAAGGTGATTGCCGAGTGCATGACGGCGACGTAGACGGATCGATCCTGTGTCGCGTATCCCACGATCGGTCCGTGGGCGGGCATCGGGCGTCTGCCGATGCGGTAGTCCACCAAACGGCATGCGTCACCGCCGCTGAAGACCGTTTGCAGGCGCCTTAGCGCGTGGCGCGCGGCCTGCTCGAGCCTTGCCGCCGGGTCGCCTTCGGCGTGCGGAAAGACCAGCAGGAGGTGTCCGTCGCGTACCTCGCGGACCTCGAAACCCGGGCCGGCGGTGATGGTCCTGACCAGCCCCGGCGGTGCGGTGAGGTGCGCCAGGCAGGCCGGGGAGGCGGCTACGGGCAGGTCGAGCTGCAGCGGTTCGGCGAGGGTCGTGACGTTGGTTCCGGCGGCGAGCACGACGGTCTCGGCTGGGTGGAAACCGGCCGAGGACAGCACTCCCACGGCGCGTGAGCCCGCCATCTTGAGCGATCTGACCGCCGCTCCGTAGATCACTTCTGCCCCGTGTGTGCGGGCCGCGTTCACCAGTGCTGCGGCCAACGCCCTTGGATCGACTCCTCCGTCGCTCGGGGTGTGAATGGCCAGCCGGGGCGGGTCCTGGAGGTGCGGCTCCAGCGCTGCGATGTCACTTGGCCCGACCACGTACTGCCCCGGCCCCGGCTGTGCGTGCTGCCCGTTCTGCCCGCCTTGAAGCAGAGCGTCGGTCCAGGTCAGGGAGCCGGTCCAGCGGACGGCGATCTCAGGCAGCTCGGTCTCCAGCCTCCTGTGGTCCGCCAGAACGGATGCGCGCAAGTCCCTTGCTCCGCCGGGCCATTGCCTTCCGGCGTTCCCGATCCAGGCGAAGGAGTCTCCTGTCACTCCCGTGGCCGGCGACGGCCCCTGGTCGAGCAAGGTCACGGGCACTCCCCGGCACGCCAGGTGGTAGGCCACCGAGGAGCCGACGATTCCCGCACCGACAACGACTACGGCTGACATGGGCTCCTCTTCGGTGCCGCGACGCCTGCTCGGACGCTCGGACTGGGCTTGCGGCTCGTCGGACCCAGTCCGGTTGCTGTAGTAGTCCCTGCATCTGGCAGTACGCAACAGAATTGGCGTGCGGCGCTCCTGGCCACGTGCCGAAGGATTCCACCGGGCACGCATGCCGACACCCGCCGAGCAAGTCGGAGATCGGATTCCGCATCTGAGCCCATGAAAAGGGGAACCTGGCTGCGATCCGCGGTGTATCAGAGGCAGTTGCTCACTCACCGCGGATCGGATGGCCTCATGGACAAGAGCTCGAAGCAGCGCCGTTGGACACGCGCGAAGCAAGCAGCGGCAGCGACGGCCCTCGCGCTGCTGCTCGTGGCCTGCGCTGACGCGACGGACGGGGACGGGAAGCCACCGGGCAAGGCGGAGCCGAAGCCATCCACCACCGCGCCGCTCAAGACGGTGGGCAAGGCCCCGGCGCGGATCCCGTCGGCGGACAGGCTTCCGGGCTGGTCCCACAGTCTCGGCTTCGCCGCGGACGGCTCCGGGTTCGCCCTTCTCGCGGACTGCCCCGAGGACGAATCCCCGGGGAAATGCCGCCAGTTCGTCGCCGTGCTGGACAAGGGAGCCAAGGCCTGGCGGCAGGGCCGGTCGCCGCTGCCCGCCGTCGGGAACGACTCGGGCATCTCGTCGAACCTCGTCGTCCTGGGCCCCGGCCGGGCCCTGATCGCCGAGGGCCTGTCCTCGCCACGAGGCGACCGGACCTGGTTCACCCGCGACGGCGGCCGGACCTGGAAGACCGGCACGTCCACAGCGACCGGCACCACATCCGAGGTTCCGAAGGGTGGCACCCTGGTGACCGACTGCCTGAAGCCGGGTCGTGACGGCAACGGCTGCGTACGTTCCCGCCTCGTGATGATCACGCCGGGCAGCGGCGAGTATCGCGTCCTGGCCGAGCAACCACCCCTCAAGGGCATGCTCCAGCCGGCCGAACACCCCACGGGAAACGTGCTGTTGGTCACCGGCAAGGACCCCGAGTCGGCGCGGCCCGCAGCCGTGGTGAGCCATGATCGCGGCCGCAGCTGGACCAAGACCCGGTTGCGGGGCACCTCCGAGCACACCTGGGGCTTCGTACTCGCCGAGGGCAAGGACACCCTGTACGCGGCGGAGCGAGGCCAACTTCCCCGGACGGCGCCCCAAGTGAAGAACGGCCTGCTGTCGATACATGCCAGCAACGACGACGGCCGTACGTGGACCCGGGTGTGGCGCTACCGGCAAGGCAAGGACGACGGGCTGAACTCTCTCCTCGGAGCCCCGGTCGCAGCCCACGACGGCAGCCTCACGGTGTACGGCGAGGAGGGCATCTGGCGCAGCACCGACGGCGCCCGGACCTTCACCCGCACCTCACCCGTGCGCGAACCGGCGGGCTATATGACCACCACGCCGCTCGGATATCTGTGGTCGGACAGCTTCGGAAATGGTTCCTACCGCATATCCGCCGACGGCATCCGGTGGCACGAATTCACCCTGGGCGCCTCGGGTTGAACCACCGGCGGCCACTATCTCGGTCAGTTCTACGCCTATCTCGGTCAGTTCTACGCCGTCCGCACCAACTGCGGCATCGTGGGCGGCGCCTGGCCCTCGACGCGTCCATGCCCATAGCTCGACGCGCCCCTGCCCGCCCCTCGACGCGGCCCGGCGCCACCCGCATCGTGGTGGCGCCGGGATGAGCTCCTCGGAATCAGGAACTCGTGAGGATCACGAGCTTCTGCGTCGCCCGGGTCATCGCCACATAGTGGTCGACCGCACCCTCGATGCCCGTACCGAACTGCTCCGGATCGACGAGGACGACCAGGTCGAACTCGAGGCCCTTCGACAGCTGAGGGGTCAGCGAGCGCACGCGGGGCCCCGGGCGGAAGGTGGGATCGCCGATGACGCAGGCGATTCCGTCGGCGTGTGCGGCAAGCCAGTCGTCGAGCACCGCGCCCAACTCCGAGGCGGCGCCGCGCTCGACGGGGATGCCGCTGCTGCGGATGGAGGTCGGCACATTGGCGTCCGGGAGCGCGGCCCGGATGACCGGCTCGGCCTCCGCCATGATCTCTTCCGGCGTCCGGTAGTTGACGGTCAGGGACGCCATGGTGATCCGGTCCAGGCCGACCCGCTCGAGGCGTTCCTGCCACGACTCGGTGAACCCGTGCCGGGCCTGGGCGCGGTCCCCGACGATGGTGAAGCTCCGGGACGGGCAGCGCAGCAGCAGCATCTGCCACTCCGCGTCGGTCAGTTCCTGCGCCTCGTCCACGACGATGTGGGCGAACGGCCCGGCCAGCACATCGCGGTCCGCACCGGGCAGCGCACTCTCGTCGATCAGGCTGTCCTGGAGGTCCTTGCCGCGCAGCATCGTCACCGCGCCCTCACCGTCGGCGTCGGCCGCGACCACGTCCTCGATCACGCCGGCCATGCGCTCGCGTTCGGCGGCGACAGCGGCATCGTGCCGACGCTTGCGCCGTGCCGCCTCCGGGTCGCCGAGCCGCTGGCGTGCCGCGTCCAGGAGCGGCAGGTCGGACACCGTCCAGGCCTGGGCGTCCGTCCGCTTGAGCGTGCGAACTTCATCGGGACTCAGCCAGGGAGCGCACATCCGCAGGTAGGCCGGTACGGACCACAGGTCGCCGACGAGGTCGGCCGCTTCGAGCAGCGGCCACGCGCCGTTGAGGGCGCCGACCAACTCCTCGTCGTGCTGCAGCGACTTGCGGAACAGCTCGGGCGAGACATCGTCGCCGTCGTGCTTGTCCAGCAGGATGGAGACCAGTTCCTCCCAGATCTGCTCGCGCGCCTCGTTGTGCGGAATGCTGGGCCCTGGTGCCGCGAACGCCTCGGCCCATTCCTCCGCGCTCAGCCAGATGTCCGACCACGGGGTCGAGACCGTCATCCCCTTGCCGGGCGGATCCTCGTAGAACCGCACGGCCTTCTCGATCGCCTTCACGATGCCCGCCGACGACTTCAGTCGCGCCACCTCCGGGTCCGACTCGACCGGCGCCGCGGCCCCCTCGGGCACGAGGTCGCGCAGGGTGCAGGTCTGCACAGCCTCCTCGCCGAGGCTGGGCAGGACGTCCGCGACGTAGCCCAGGTACGGCTCGTGCGGACCGACGAACAGCACGCCGCCCCGACGGTGACCGAGGCGCGGGTCGGAGTACAGCAGGTAGGCGGAGCGGTGCAGGGCGACGACGGTCTTGCCCGTACCAGGACCGCCGTCGACGACGAGGGCACCCTGGGAGCCCGCGCGGATGATGGCGTCCTGGTCGGCCTGGATGGTGCTGAGCACGTCGCGCATCTGCGTCGAGCGGTTGCTGCCCAGGCTGGCGATGAACGCGGACTGGTCGTCGAGCGCGGCGTGCCCGGCGAACGCGTCCGAGGTGAAGACCTCGTCCCAGTAGTCGCTGATCAGGCCGCCGGTCCAGCGATACCTGCGCCGGCTGGCCAGGCCCATCGGGTTGCCGTGGGTCGCTCCGAAGAAGGGTTCGGCCGCGGGCGCGCGCCAGTCGAGCAGCAGCTGACGGCCCGAGCTGTCGGTCAGACCCAGTCGTCCGACGTACACGGGCTCCGTGCCGTCCGCCACGTCGGCACCGTCCGCGCCGACCATGCGCCCGAGGCACAGATCCAGGCCGAAGCGCCGCAGCGTACGCAGCCGGGAGGTCAGCCGGTGGATCTCCATGTCCCGGTCCATCGCCTGCTGGCCCACACCACCGGGCGCCTTGAGCGCGGCGTCGAGGCGGTCGGACAGCTCGGTGATCGACTCCTCGAGGCACTGCGCGATAGCCGCGAAGTGCTTCTCGTCATCGGTGATCAGCGTCGGGTCGGCCTTGGGGGAGAGACGGTCGGGGAGGTTGAACGCGCTGGTGGGCACGGGACTCAAGTCATTAGCTCCGGGTGCAGGTGGTGGAGGATGGTTCCGCAGGTTGTGGCTCAGATCGATGATTGTGCGGCACCACGGGGGCCTTGCCGCAAGGCCCCCCACCAGCTATAACTTAGGAGTGGAAAGGAGTGAGAACTCCTCCTCTCCTTGATCGTCCGCCGCAGACGGACAACCCCCTCCTCACGCACACGGCGCCTCCTCGCGCCCCCGCAGCGTCAGCCGAGGCCGAGCGCACCAACGGTCCGGTCGGCCATCCCCGCCTCACCCAGCGCATTGGGATGCACGACCGCGAGACTGGCGTGCGGCAGCACCGGCTCGATCCAGCGGGTGCCGATGGGCCGGCAGGCGTCGTGGCCCTCCGAGGCCGCCGCCATGTCGACG
Proteins encoded in this window:
- a CDS encoding NAD(P)/FAD-dependent oxidoreductase, whose product is MSAVVVVGAGIVGSSVAYHLACRGVPVTLLDQGPSPATGVTGDSFAWIGNAGRQWPGGARDLRASVLADHRRLETELPEIAVRWTGSLTWTDALLQGGQNGQHAQPGPGQYVVGPSDIAALEPHLQDPPRLAIHTPSDGGVDPRALAAALVNAARTHGAEVIYGAAVRSLKMAGSRAVGVLSSAGFHPAETVVLAAGTNVTTLAEPLQLDLPVAASPACLAHLTAPPGLVRTITAGPGFEVREVRDGHLLLVFPHAEGDPAARLEQAARHALRRLQTVFSGGDACRLVDYRIGRRPMPAHGPIVGYATQDRSVYVAVMHSAITLAPTVGRLVADELVSGKPTAELRRCRPRGVPQ
- a CDS encoding exo-alpha-sialidase → MDKSSKQRRWTRAKQAAAATALALLLVACADATDGDGKPPGKAEPKPSTTAPLKTVGKAPARIPSADRLPGWSHSLGFAADGSGFALLADCPEDESPGKCRQFVAVLDKGAKAWRQGRSPLPAVGNDSGISSNLVVLGPGRALIAEGLSSPRGDRTWFTRDGGRTWKTGTSTATGTTSEVPKGGTLVTDCLKPGRDGNGCVRSRLVMITPGSGEYRVLAEQPPLKGMLQPAEHPTGNVLLVTGKDPESARPAAVVSHDRGRSWTKTRLRGTSEHTWGFVLAEGKDTLYAAERGQLPRTAPQVKNGLLSIHASNDDGRTWTRVWRYRQGKDDGLNSLLGAPVAAHDGSLTVYGEEGIWRSTDGARTFTRTSPVREPAGYMTTTPLGYLWSDSFGNGSYRISADGIRWHEFTLGASG
- the helR gene encoding RNA polymerase recycling motor ATPase HelR; the protein is MSPVPTSAFNLPDRLSPKADPTLITDDEKHFAAIAQCLEESITELSDRLDAALKAPGGVGQQAMDRDMEIHRLTSRLRTLRRFGLDLCLGRMVGADGADVADGTEPVYVGRLGLTDSSGRQLLLDWRAPAAEPFFGATHGNPMGLASRRRYRWTGGLISDYWDEVFTSDAFAGHAALDDQSAFIASLGSNRSTQMRDVLSTIQADQDAIIRAGSQGALVVDGGPGTGKTVVALHRSAYLLYSDPRLGHRRGGVLFVGPHEPYLGYVADVLPSLGEEAVQTCTLRDLVPEGAAAPVESDPEVARLKSSAGIVKAIEKAVRFYEDPPGKGMTVSTPWSDIWLSAEEWAEAFAAPGPSIPHNEAREQIWEELVSILLDKHDGDDVSPELFRKSLQHDEELVGALNGAWPLLEAADLVGDLWSVPAYLRMCAPWLSPDEVRTLKRTDAQAWTVSDLPLLDAARQRLGDPEAARRKRRHDAAVAAERERMAGVIEDVVAADADGEGAVTMLRGKDLQDSLIDESALPGADRDVLAGPFAHIVVDEAQELTDAEWQMLLLRCPSRSFTIVGDRAQARHGFTESWQERLERVGLDRITMASLTVNYRTPEEIMAEAEPVIRAALPDANVPTSIRSSGIPVERGAASELGAVLDDWLAAHADGIACVIGDPTFRPGPRVRSLTPQLSKGLEFDLVVLVDPEQFGTGIEGAVDHYVAMTRATQKLVILTSS